Below is a genomic region from Ruania alba.
GCCGGGTGCGGCCGGGCCGTGCTGGTCGCTACGTTGGGCGAAGCCGAATCCTTGGCCGGGGTGCCAGGCGGCCGTGAGGCGCGGGACCTGGGTGGCTGCCCAGGCGCGGGCTTCGTCGCGCCGGTGGTCACTCTGCTGGCCGGCCAGCCAGAGCGGGTGGGCGATGTCGAGGACGTCGCAGGCGGTGGCCCGCCCGGTGCCGAAGCGGCGCTGGTCCTGAGCGTGTGCCAGCGTGGTGTCGATGGCCCGTTCTGGCTCGGGGAGGCTGAGCCCGAACTGGGCGAAGGTGCCGCGGGTGAGCCGGTAGAACCCGTTGACAGGTTGGCGCAGTCCGTCGGAGGCATGCGGGGCGCCCCACATACCTGAGCGGCGGTCCACGTTGAGGTGGAGCCAGCCGATCAGGGTGTCCAGCCCGCCGGGGCGGTCGAACCACAGGCGGTTCCAGAGCAGGCCGGTGCCCACGCAGTCGACCCAGTCGCCGGCGCCCCAGGCGCGCTCGGCCCACGGCTGCGCGTCTAAGGCTGCCGCCATCGTGTCCCCGCGGAGTGCGTCGACTGCGGTGATCGGGTGCGCCAGCCGGGCACCGAGCAGGTCGAGTGCGTAGCCCACGCAGAGGAGATGGTAGCGCACCGGACCGCCGCCGAGATCCGGGCCGTCCTGGGTCACGGTCTGCTCGCCGTAGGCGGGGATCAGCCCGGTGGTCGGGTCCTGCCGGCAGGTGAGTGCGGTGATGATCTCGTCCCGACCCAACTGCGGCGGCGTGCCGAGGCCGAGCAGGTCGGCGATCTCGACGGCGTCGCACAGGGCGCGCACGGTGGGTGCGGCCCCGGGGGTGTCGGTGAACCAGCCCTCGTCGGGGTTCCAGCATCGGCCCAGCACGTCTGTCGCCTCGCTGCGTGCCCGGTCGGCGAGCTGGCGCAGTGTCTCTACGGGGTCCGCGGGCCGGTCTGGACCTGTGCGTGGTGGTGGGGGCGCCGTCGTCGGGTGTTCCTGGCGGCGATCGCGGACCCGGCGGGCGGGGTTGCCGACCATGATCGACCATTCCGGGACGTCCTTGGTGACCACGGCGCCGGCGCCGATCACGCTGTGCGCGCCGATCGTGACGCCGTCGAGGACCATCACGTGCGAGCCGATGTAGACGTCCTCACCCACGGTGATCCCGCGGCTGGTCAGCGGCTGGGAGTGCACGGGACGGTCCGGGGCGAAGGTGTGGTCGAACCCGAGCAGTGAGGTGTGTGCCCCGATCCGGACACCGTCGCCGATCCGGACCCGGCCGCGCACCACGGCGTAGGCGTTCACCGAGGAACGGGCGCCGATGTGCACGTCTCCGGTGACGTAGCTGAACGCGGCCAGGTAGGAACCGGCGCCGAGGGTGAGAGTGTCCGGGAAGCACGCGGCCCATTCGGACACGAAGCTGCGATCAGCGAGTTCAGCGCCACGATCGGTCAGCGTCTGCTGATGCCGGCGCTGAGCCTGCTGGCGCGCCTCGTCGGCACTCGACCAGAATGCCCAGGCATTGAAGTCGAGCTCGGCTCCGGCGAGCCCGGGTGTGTGCGCGTGAGGGTCGTTCATGTCCCTGAGGGGTCTCCTGTACCGGTGGGTGGTGGCCGCGCCAACGAGTCGGCCTTGACGGCTGTCCTCGGCTGTGGTTAGAGTCACGCTACACGCTGATGCATCGATGCATCAAAGGGATTGGCCCCCCGATGGGTTTCGATAGATCAGTGCCCTTCGTCCCTTCGTACATACACTCCTCACCGCGTCTCACGGCGGCAGTCCCCCTCCCGCTAGGCGCAGCGAGGCCCAGAAACCTGGAGGTTGGTCATGAGTGGAGCCGAGGTCAGTCGGCGGCGAGTCATCCAAGGCTTTGGTGGTGCCGCCCTGTTGGGCACCACGGGCGCCTTGGCCGCATGCGGTGGAGGTTCCGGCTCCAGCGGGAACGAGTCGAGCTCCGGTACCGGTGGGGGGGCTCCGCCGGCAGAGGTCGTTCCGAACTTCGTGGCCTCGAGCTACGTGGAGCCGGACCTGCCCGGAACTGAGGAGGGCGTGCAGTCGGGCTTCCTCAGCTACCCGGCCGAGCCGACCCGCGTGCACACCGAGGCTCCCGGCAAAGGTGGAACCATCTCGGCCCTGACCTTCACCTGGGACGCGGCGGCACCCGCACTCGGCCAGAACGCCTACTGGCAGGAGCTGAACGAGCGGCTCGGTGTCGAGCTGGACCTCACCTACTCACCAGGTGGGGACTATCCGAACAAGTTCGCGACCACCATCGCCGGCGGTGACGTGCCCGACCTGACCGTGGTTCGTACCCCGCAACCCAACCTGCCGGATCTGCTCGAGGCTCAGTTCCAGGACCTGAGCGAGTACCTCGGCGGGAGCGCGGTCGAGCAGTATCCGAGCCTCGCGGCGTTGCCGACCATCAGCTGGAAGGCCTGCGTCTTCGGCGGCCGACTCTTTGGCATTCCGATCCCGCGCCCCCTGGTGGGTACCGTGCTGTTCGCTCGGCGCGACATCCTGCAGGACATGGCCCTGCCGGAGCAGCCGGCCGACTTCGCCGAGTTTCGCGAGATGGTCGGCGAGCTCTCCGACCCGAGCAGCAACCGGTGGGCGTTCGCAGACCCGGGAGCGGGGCTACAGGCGGTCAAGGAGATGCTGCACTTGCCGACCACGTGGATGGAGGACGGGGGTTCCTTCACCCACGTGATGGAGACGGAGGAGTACAAGCAGGTGCTCGCCGATGTCACCGAGATGTGGTCCTCAGGCATCTTCCATCCGGACTCCCTGAGCGCGAACAACAACCAGCGCAACGACTGGTTTACCGCCGGAACCATCGTCCTCAACCGTGCCGGTGCGGCCGGCTGGAACAAGTTCTACGACTGGGGAGCCGACGTTCCGGGCTACGAGCCGATGGGCATGGTCATCCCGGGTTACGACGGCGGCCCGGGCGGCCACACTCCCGGCAGTGTGCACACCGGGATGCTCTCGCTGAAGCAGGCCGACTCGGCCCGCATCGAAGAGATGCTCGCTATCGCCGACTATTTGGCGACGCCTTTCGGCACCGAGGAGCACCTCTTCCGTTACTTCGGTGAACAGGGCGTGCACTACGAGCTGGAGGGGACCGACCCGATCCTCACTGATCAGGGAAGCGTGGAGACCGTGCTCCCGGTGAAGTACCTCGGCGACGCTGAGGGCGCGATCTATGCCCCGGGCAACGAGGCTGCCACCCGGTCCCAGCACGAGTTCCAGAGCCAGGTGATCCCGAACGTGATGGCGGACCCCACGGTCGGGTTGTTCTCCAACCTCGATGCCACGGACGGCAACACCATCAACGGCACCATCCGCGACTTCCAGACCGACATCATCGCGGGCCGCCGCTCCCTCGAGGAGTGGGACGACCAGGTGACTGCGTGGCGTGAGGCCGGCGGTGACGCCATTCGCGCCGAGTACGAAGAGGCATTCGCCGAAGCGAACGGCTGAGTTGACGTTCGCGGTGACCGTTCGGCAGGACCCGGCGATCGATGACGGGCTGCGCGTGAGCCGGCCGAGCAAGGAGTCGTGGCCGAACGAGGAAGAGGTCGAGCGCCCCGAGCTGGTGGTCCAGCAGGTCTGATCGCCCCCGCACCTCTCCCTATCGCCGGCCCTCTTCCCGGCCGCTCCCTGCCACCGAATCCCCTTTCCGCCGTCGAACCAGGCTCCCGCCCTCCGCAGCGTGGTTCGGCGGCGGGAAGGGGATTCCGTGCGCTCAGGGCTGTGGTCACGGGCGCTACCGCAGCTGGCGGGGAAGGCGGGGGCGAGGCACTCCGGCACGCACGAGCTTGCCCTCCAACGGGGTCCGCAGCCACGCGTCCCGCCAGCTCCACCGCACCAGACCGCGCAGCTGCGACCGCAGCTCGTCCTCGCGGTGCTTCTCCTCGAGGACCGTGGCCCCAGCATCGGAGCCGGAGTGCAGGTACTTCGTGTCGCCGTCGGCCTCGCCGCCGATCCCAGCTTCCTCCCAGTAGAAGTCCAGGTATGCCGAACCGGTGGTGACGTCGAAGCGAACCTGGTGGCGTGGGGCCGCGAAGCCCAGCTCGTCGATGGTGAGGTCGCTGACAGTTTCCAGTGGTGACTCGGCGTTGTCGCGCACTCGTTCGAGCACCGCCTGCACGCGACGATGGCTGCGGTAGGGGAGGAGCCGCTCGTGCTCGACCCATAGCCGAGCCGGTGTGGTCAGGCCACCGGCGCCCTGGCGGGTCAGGCATGCGGCGTTCGCCGCCACGAGTGCGCTCACGAGCGGAGCGTGGCGGGCGAGCTGGATCAGCGTGAACTCCACGTCAGTGAGCTCGAGGCCACACGTCGTCGTCACAGGGACGTCGGATCGTCGGGCCACGCTGACCAGTCCGCGTCGTCGTTTGCCGTGCGCGGTCCGTGACAGCACGTAGATGTCCTGCGGCCAGCGCCCCACGATCGGTAGCCCGAGCAGCGCGACCGCAGACCAGCTCGTGAACACCGGCGAGTGCAGCCGTCGCGCGGCGGCCAGGACGAGTCGGAGGTAGTCGGCAGCGCGTTGCTGCCCAGGCGAACCGTGGGTCGTGGCGATGCGTGGGACGTAGACGCCCCGTGCCACTCGTTCCAGCCTCCCATCCCGGTGCGCGCGCAGCAGCGGCTTCTCCAACCCGAGCTCTGCGGCGGCAGCGTAGGTGATGAGCTCCTTGCCGAGGTTCCAGGCGTGTGTCATCTCGTCAGCAGACCGGTGCATGCCCGGTTGCTGCCGTCGCGTGCGACCGGGTTGTGGAGACAGATGCATCAGCGATGCGACTGTGGACAGTCACGCGAGGCCGCGGCCCGGGACGTCGAATCCCCTTCCCGCCGCGGAACCACTCACCGGAGAGTGGAAAGGGGATTCGACGGCGGAAAGGGGATTCGGGAGCGCCCGGCGAGGAGTGGGCGCCCGGCGAGGAGTGGGCGCCCGGCGAGGAGTGGGCGTCCGGTGAGGGGGGCGCGAGTCAGATGCGCGTCGGGGTGGAGGAGGTAGCGAGGCTTGAAGAGGTGGGGAGACTTGAGGGCGCGCGCGGTGCCTCAGCCCTTCACAGCACCGATCACCACTCCCTGGGCGAAGTGCTTCTGCAGGAACGGGTACACCAAGCAGATCGGGATCAGGGAGACGACCAGGATCGCCATCTGCAAGGACAGCTGCGGCGGAATCACCTCACTGGACAGGTCCCCGGCATTCACCGCTGTGCCGTCCACCACATAGGTGCGGAGCACCAGCTGTAACGGCCACTTCTCCGTGGAGTTGATGTAGAGCACGGCATTGAAGAAGGCGTTCCAGTACGTCACTGCGTTGAACAACGCGATCACGGCCACCACGGCCTTGGAGAGCGGCAGCATGATCGTGGTGAGGATCCGTAGCTCGCTCGCTCCGTCGATCCGGGCGGCGTCGATGATCTCGCCCGGCACCTCGAGGAAGAACCCGCGCATCAGGATGATCTGAAACGCGTTCGTCAGAGTCGGCAGGATCAGTGCCCAGTAGGAGTCGATCAGCCCGAGCTCCTTGATGAGCAGGTAGTTCGGGATCATCCCGGCGTTGAACAGCATCGTGAACAGCACCAGCAGCAGGATCTTGCTGCTGCCGAAAGTGCCGGGCCGGGAGAGCGAGTAGGCCAGCAGGGCCACCACGGTCACGGACAGGCCCGATCCCACGAGAGTCACACCGATCGAGACCAGCGTGGCCCGGGTGACGACGCCACCGCGGAAGATCGCCTCGTACGCAGCGAGGGTCGGCTCCTTGGGCCACATCACGTATCCACCCTCGGCGAGCACCTGGGTCGGGTCCGCCAGGGAGGTGGCGATCACCGACCAGAACGGCACGATCACCAGGGCGCAGCAGGCCAGCAGGATGACGCCCTTGAAACCGCGCACCACCGGGTTCGGCGGCTTTGCTCCGTTGATCAGGCGCAGTTGGCCGGCGCGATCGCTCTGCCCGCGGGAGGGGCGTT
It encodes:
- a CDS encoding acyltransferase yields the protein MNDPHAHTPGLAGAELDFNAWAFWSSADEARQQAQRRHQQTLTDRGAELADRSFVSEWAACFPDTLTLGAGSYLAAFSYVTGDVHIGARSSVNAYAVVRGRVRIGDGVRIGAHTSLLGFDHTFAPDRPVHSQPLTSRGITVGEDVYIGSHVMVLDGVTIGAHSVIGAGAVVTKDVPEWSIMVGNPARRVRDRRQEHPTTAPPPPRTGPDRPADPVETLRQLADRARSEATDVLGRCWNPDEGWFTDTPGAAPTVRALCDAVEIADLLGLGTPPQLGRDEIITALTCRQDPTTGLIPAYGEQTVTQDGPDLGGGPVRYHLLCVGYALDLLGARLAHPITAVDALRGDTMAAALDAQPWAERAWGAGDWVDCVGTGLLWNRLWFDRPGGLDTLIGWLHLNVDRRSGMWGAPHASDGLRQPVNGFYRLTRGTFAQFGLSLPEPERAIDTTLAHAQDQRRFGTGRATACDVLDIAHPLWLAGQQSDHRRDEARAWAATQVPRLTAAWHPGQGFGFAQRSDQHGPAAPGLQGTEMWLAITWYLADLLGGSGALGYEPRGVHRPWAR
- a CDS encoding extracellular solute-binding protein gives rise to the protein MSGAEVSRRRVIQGFGGAALLGTTGALAACGGGSGSSGNESSSGTGGGAPPAEVVPNFVASSYVEPDLPGTEEGVQSGFLSYPAEPTRVHTEAPGKGGTISALTFTWDAAAPALGQNAYWQELNERLGVELDLTYSPGGDYPNKFATTIAGGDVPDLTVVRTPQPNLPDLLEAQFQDLSEYLGGSAVEQYPSLAALPTISWKACVFGGRLFGIPIPRPLVGTVLFARRDILQDMALPEQPADFAEFREMVGELSDPSSNRWAFADPGAGLQAVKEMLHLPTTWMEDGGSFTHVMETEEYKQVLADVTEMWSSGIFHPDSLSANNNQRNDWFTAGTIVLNRAGAAGWNKFYDWGADVPGYEPMGMVIPGYDGGPGGHTPGSVHTGMLSLKQADSARIEEMLAIADYLATPFGTEEHLFRYFGEQGVHYELEGTDPILTDQGSVETVLPVKYLGDAEGAIYAPGNEAATRSQHEFQSQVIPNVMADPTVGLFSNLDATDGNTINGTIRDFQTDIIAGRRSLEEWDDQVTAWREAGGDAIRAEYEEAFAEANG
- a CDS encoding type IV toxin-antitoxin system AbiEi family antitoxin domain-containing protein, with the protein product MTHAWNLGKELITYAAAAELGLEKPLLRAHRDGRLERVARGVYVPRIATTHGSPGQQRAADYLRLVLAAARRLHSPVFTSWSAVALLGLPIVGRWPQDIYVLSRTAHGKRRRGLVSVARRSDVPVTTTCGLELTDVEFTLIQLARHAPLVSALVAANAACLTRQGAGGLTTPARLWVEHERLLPYRSHRRVQAVLERVRDNAESPLETVSDLTIDELGFAAPRHQVRFDVTTGSAYLDFYWEEAGIGGEADGDTKYLHSGSDAGATVLEEKHREDELRSQLRGLVRWSWRDAWLRTPLEGKLVRAGVPRPRLPRQLR
- a CDS encoding carbohydrate ABC transporter permease, yielding MTDVATKRPSRGQSDRAGQLRLINGAKPPNPVVRGFKGVILLACCALVIVPFWSVIATSLADPTQVLAEGGYVMWPKEPTLAAYEAIFRGGVVTRATLVSIGVTLVGSGLSVTVVALLAYSLSRPGTFGSSKILLLVLFTMLFNAGMIPNYLLIKELGLIDSYWALILPTLTNAFQIILMRGFFLEVPGEIIDAARIDGASELRILTTIMLPLSKAVVAVIALFNAVTYWNAFFNAVLYINSTEKWPLQLVLRTYVVDGTAVNAGDLSSEVIPPQLSLQMAILVVSLIPICLVYPFLQKHFAQGVVIGAVKG